The genomic interval TTACACTTCATGCGAAGCACCCTCGTGCCTCACGCTCTGCTGCTCTGGAAGGAGAAGTACCGAGCCTTAAACAAGAGGTTGACTTTCATCTGTCCTTACTTTTTAAGAAAAAGCTTAAAGAACAACTAGAAGAAACGACAAATTGGAATATCGAAGCGATTCTTAGGGATTATGATTCTTTCACACAGCTTGCTTTCACAAACATTGTATTAACTAAAAATTAAACTTGGATTTCTTCTTGGATTTATCTAAGCAGAACGCCGATATATACAAAAGATAAGTTTAATCTTTGTTTACAAAGAAAAGACAATCTTAAGTAGAAGGATAATTCTATTTAAGCTTGTCTTTTTTTTATTATTTTATTAGCTTGCAAGAAAGATTGTCTTTAAGCCATTAACAAACAAATCATTTGGAGGGGTTCAAAAAATGAAAATGAAAAAATTAGTTAGTGCAGTTGCAGCATCATCCTTTTTACTATTAGCCGCTTGTAGTTCAGACGACGCAACAAATGATAGCAAAGAAAAAAAGGAAAAGTTAGTCGTTTCCACTTGGGGATTTAATGAAGACTTCTTCCGTAACGAAATTTATAAACCATTTGAAGAAGAAAATAATGTAGAAATCGTATTGGATACTGGTAATAATGCAGATCGCTTAAATAAAGTAAGACAAGGAAATTCAGATGTAGATGTTATTTTCCTATCAGACTATTATGCACAACAAGGTATTGAAGATAATCTGTTTGAAACAATTGATCGTAGCAAGCTTTCCAATCTCGACAATATTTATGAAGCAGCAAAAGCTCCACTGGGCGAAGAATATGGTCCAGCATATACAATTGCACAGTTTGGAATTGCTTATAATCCTGATGAAATTGCTAATCCCATTACTTCTTGGAAAGACCTATGGAGCGATGATTTAAAAGGAAAAATCACAATCCCTAGCATCACATCTACAACAGGTCCGATGATAGTCGATACAGCTTCCTTAGTTAGTGGGGAGGAAACATTTAACGAAGATAAAGCTTTTGAACAATTAAAGGCTCTAATGCCAAGTGTCATCAAAGAATATGGACAAACATCTGAATTTGTAAATATGTTTGCTCAAGGTGAAATAGCTGCAGGACCAATCATGGAAATGTATTTTGCTGATTTACAAGAAGCAGTTCCTAATGCTGAATTCATTACACCAGCTGAAGGCGGCTATGCTGTTATGAATACAATGAACGTAGTAAAAGATACAGACCAAAAAGAACTTTCTGAAAAATTCATTAACTATATTTTAGGAAAAGAAGCACAAGAAAAATCAGCAAAAAACAAAGTAGATTCACCGGTTAATACACAAGTTGAATTAACAGAAGAAGAAGCGGAAGGTTTAACATATGGCGAAGACGTTATTGCAAGCTTACACACATTAGATATGAAATTTATCAATGATAACTTAAAAGGTTGGATCGATCGCTGGAATCGTGAGCTAGTTCAATAATAGAAAAGAGGGTCATCATGAAAGAGAAGCTGATATTGGATGTAGACACTGGCATTGATGATGCGATTGGTATTCTACTAGCTGTAAAGAGCAACGCATTTGATATTTTAGGGATTACAACCGTTAACGGAAATGTCTCCTTAGACCAAGCAACTGCAAACACATGCAAAATACTAGATTTAGTAAAAGCAGATTATATCCCTGTTATAAAAGGCGCTGCCACTCCCCTACTTCGGGAGCCCTTCTTTGAACACCGCATTCACGGTGAAGATGGTTTAGGCGGAGCATTAAAGGAAACAGCTGTTACTCACCCTGTGAGTGACGGCTTTGCTCCTGATTTTTTAATTAATTCTATTCTTAGCTTTTCTGGTGAAGTAACATTGGTTTTCACTGGACCATTAACAAATTTAGCGCTAGCAGCTAAGAAATGTCCCCAAATTACAAATCACGTAAAAGAAATTATTTTTATGGGGGGCGTAGTAAAAGGACCTGGCAATGTTACGCCAACTGCTGAATTTAACAGCTATGTTGATCCTGAAGCAGCCAAAATTGTTTTACATGCAGGCTTCCCTTCTATCACGCAGGTTGGTTTAGATGTAACACGAAAAGCATTATTAACCAAGAAACATCTCGAATCCATTACTGATGAAACATTAAGAGCCTATATTACAAAAAGCACAAATGACTATCAACAGAAATATTTTAACCGTTATGGAGTCCATGCTTGTGCAATGCATGATCCACTAGCTGTTGGAATTGCTATAAATAAAAGAATAGTAGAAACCGAAAAGTACTTCGTCGATATTGAAACGAGAAGTGAATTATGTGATGGTCAGCTCGTTTGTGACTTTCAGAATCGTCTAAAGAGGGAAGCGAATTTACATGTTTCCTTAAAAGTGGATGATCATGCCTTCTTTCAAATGTTTATCGACATTTTAAATGGTCACTTTGAGGAAAGGGAGTGACGGCTTGAAGAAACGATATTTATATTTACTCTTACTACCAGGTGTTTTATTTTTAACGATATTTTTAGTCATACCAATTCTTTCGATGATTGGTACAACCTTTCATGACGAAGGAAGCTTTAGTTTACAAGGTTATATTGATTTTTTTAAGGATAAATACTTTATTGATATCCTCCTTACTACTTTAAGGGTAAGTCTACTAACTACCTTTATCTGTATTTTAATTGGCTTTCCGGTTTCCTATTATATCGCCAAGCTTCCTAGCAAAAGAAAAGCCATTCTCTTGTTGTTTACGATTTTCCCATTGCTGACAAGCCCTGTCGTCCGCTCCTTTAGCTGGATGATTATCATTGGAAAAAATGGTGTCCTTAATAAAACGTTATTGAGCTTAGGTCTTATTCAGGAGCCTTTAAATATTTTATATACACCAAATGCGATTATTATCGGACTTGTTCACCTCTTTCTTCCATTAATTATCGTTACACTCGTTGGCGTGATGGAGAATATCGACAGTGATTTATTACGTGCATCGGAAAGCCTTGGTGCTTCAAAAATTGCGACCTTTATGAAAATCATTGTGCCCTTATGTGTGCCAGGTTTGGTTATTGGGAGTATTTTAGTATTTGTGGGAAGCTTTACCGCTTATACAACACCTGCCTTACTAGGTGGTAAGCAACGCGTTATTTCCACTTTTCTTTATCAAAATGCCATTACACTAAATGATTGGAAGCTTGCCTCTATTGTGGCAACGATTATGATTGTTGTTACCTTTATCATTATTTCTATTATGAACGGTGTGGCGAAAAAACTAAATCCAAAGGGGTAAACGTGTATGCAAGAGAAACATAGAGGGTTGGCCCTGTTTACTATCCTCGTTTTTATTTTTTTATTAGGGCCGCTTGTAATAATATCCATTACCTCTTTTGAGAGCGGTAGTATTCTAAAGTTTCCTCCAGAAGAGTATTCCTTTAGATGGTATGAAAATATTTTTAAAGTAGAGATGTTTTTAAGCACATTTAAGACATCCATTATTGTTTCCATTGCAGGAAACATTTTAGCATTATTACTTGGCGTCCCGGCAGCTTATGCGCTTAGCCGTTTCAACTTTGCTGGCAAGGGAATTATCAACGCTATCTTTGTATCTCCGATTCTTATTCCAGGGATTGTTCTAGGTTTTTCCTTTTTACGCTATATTGTTGTGACCTATAACCTTCCTATTTATTTATCCCTATTTATCGGTCATACGGTCATCATGCTACCATTTATAATTCGAGTGATTTCTTCTAGTCTTGCAAACTTTGATTTTCCCATAGAAGAAGCAGCACTCAGCCTTGGTGCCACTCGAATTGGGACATTTTTCAGTGTAGTATTACCGAACATTAAATCAGGCATTATTGCTGCAGTCATGATTGCCTTTTTAGAGTCTTTCAATAATGTGGATATTTCTGTTTATATGACCGGACCCGGTGTAAGTACGTTCCCTATTCAAATGCTGTTATATGTAGAGAATTATTTTGATCCTACAGTTGCAGCTATCTCTGTTCTGTTAATGTTCCTTACTGCCATTTTTATGTTTGCAGTCGAAAGATTAATGGGATTGTCTTATTTCACGAAAAGATAATGGAGGATAAAAATGGCTTTATTTACTTTAGAAAATGTATCTGTTGCTTATGAAAAGAAAAATATATTAGAAGATTTTAATTTAAGTATTGAAAAAGGACAGCTTGTTTCCTTATTAGGTCCCAGTGGTTGTGGTAAAACTACGACTCTGCGCTTAATTGCTGGATTTTTAGAAGCTAGTAAAGGAAAATTTATTTTTCAAGATAAAGATTACACAAAGGTTCCTGTGAATAAACGGAACTTCGGCTTTGTTTTTCAAAATTACGCCCTATTCCCTCATCTTTCTATCTTTGACAATATTGCGTACGGGTTACGTTTACGTAAAGTTGGCAAAAAGGAAATCGAGAAACGCGTCCTAAATATGCTGGAAATTGTTAATTTAAGAGGATTTGAACAGCGATTTCCTGGCGAGCTATCTGGTGGCCAAAGACAGCGGGTTGCCATCGCGAGAGCTTTAGTAATTGAACCAGACATTCTATTATTTGATGAACCGTTAAGTAATCTAGATGCCAACCTCAGAGTCAATATGAGAGTGGAGATTCGTAGAATTCAGCAGGAATTAGGGATTACAACTGTCTATGTATCCCATGACCAAGAAGAATGCTTCTCGATTTCTGACCAAGTTGCCATTATGAATAAAGGCGTTATTGAACAATTAAGTGATCCTTCGTCGATTTATAAATATCCAGAAACGAAATTTGTCGCAGACTTTATTGGGTTTAAGAACTTTATTACTTTTGATAAACGATCAGACCTCAAGGATCATATCGAGCTTGAAAAAGCTGGTTTAGTATTTACAATTGATCGCCATGCTCATATGGAAAATCAAAATAAAATGGTTGGCGCCATTCGTCCAGATGATTTCATAATGGAGCCAAGCACAACAGCTATTCCTAAAAACGGAATGAATGGAACAATTAAAATCACAACATTCCTCGGCAGAAGCTATCAATATGTGGTTCAAACCGCGCTAGGTGATTTTACAATCAATAAAGAAATGGTTCAGCCATTTAAAAATGGACAAGAAGTAACGGTAATTATTCCAAAGAATCAAATGGTGCTTGTGGAATAGAGGAGGGTTTTTCGTGCAAGTAGATACACTTGTTTTAAATGGAACGGTTTTTAATAGTTATTTTAAGCAATTTAGAAAAGAAAATATCGCCATCAAAGATGGAAGGTTCTTTTATATCGGAAAGAAAGGACAAGAATTTTTCCAGTCTACCGAAACCATTGATGCAACTGGAAAATATATTGTCCCAGGCTTAATCGATATTCACTTGCATATCGAAAGTACAATGGTTACTCCGGCAACTTTTTCGTATGCTTTAATCAAAAATGGGGTAACAACGATTGTTCCGGAACCTCATGAAATGGCGAATGTATTTGGTGTTACTGGTGTGAAAGAAATGATCAAGGCAAGCAAAAATGAAGTGGTTGATATGTTTTATGGCATTCCAAGCTCTGTTCCTGCAACTTCCATGGAAACAACTGGAGGCGCAATTGAAATAGAAGACATTGAAGAATTAATGCAGACAGAATCAATTAAATGCTTAGGCGAAATCATGAATTACTACGATGTTCTTACAAAGCCTGGTTGCAAAACAAATCAAATTCTAGATTATGTTCGTAAGCACTATCCCGAACTTATTATTGAAGGACATGTGCCTAAGCTATTGGATGATGAATTACAAGGAATTGCATTTGCTGGCGTCGGCTCCGATCATACGCACCAAACAGTTGAAGGAATGAAGGAAAGAATTGGGATTGGCATGTTTTTAGAAATCCAAGAGAAATCGATGACACGGGATGTAATCGATTATCTTATCGAAAACCCGGTAAAAGAGCATTTTTGTTTCGTGACAGATGATGTTATGGCAGATTCTCTTCAATTAAGAGGCCATCTAAATGTACTTCTAAAGAAGGCCATTGCAATGGGCATGTCTTATGAGGATGCAATTTATGCATGTACTTATACCCCTGCCAAGCGGATGAGAATGTATGATAGAGGTGTCATCGCGCCAAGTAAAATTGCCGATTTTGTTGTAGTAAGTAATTTGGATGACTTTTTCATCGATGCTGTGTATAAAGATGGTGAAAAGGTATTTGATTATGAGCTACCATATGTGCAGAACGCTGTATCGAAGCAATTCCCTGCATCTTTTTATGAAAGTGTGAAGCTATCTCCATTAAATGCGGAAGAATTTGAAGTTTATATGGACGTAGAGAAAAATAACGTAACCGTACGTACTATTCATGTGCAAAACGGCTCGACTTTTACAGAAGAGCGACAAGACACCTTATCTGTAGATGCAGGCAGATTACAATGGGAAGACAGTCCTTATTGTTTAGTGAAAACCTTTGAACGATACGGTAAGAATGATAACAAAGCACATGGACTAATTGGCGGAGACATTCTCAAACGCGGATCTGTCGCAACCACTTACTCACACGATAATCATAATCTATTAGTCGTTGGGAAAAATAAAGAAGACATGCAGCTCGCTGCAAATGAAGTCATCAAAAACCAAGGTGGCATCTGTTGCGTGCACAATGGAGAAATCCTTTCCATGGTGCCATTACCAGTCGGCGGCATACTCTCAGAAGAGCCATTAGAAGTGATTTCAGCCCAAGTAGAAGAATTAACAACTGCTTTAAAATCAATAGGCTATGAACATTACAATGTAATCATGTCCCTTAGCACCCTTTCACTTCCAGTAAGCCCAGCCTTAAAGATAACAGACTACGGGTTGATAGCAGTGAATGAAGGAAAAGTCGTTTCGTTTGAGGTTTAGGGACGCAGGGGGACGGTTCTTGTGATTCCGTTTTTCACAAAGGATGTTATCTTATCTGTTGTCCTTTGTGATTTTCCCCCCATATAACTAATAGAGTTCTCATGACTTTGAGGACTCTTTTTGCGGTCTTTTTTCTGTAGAGATTTAGGTGATACTGTATTTATTCAGCCATTCCTTTTTTCTTTCATTCTTGAATAAAAAGTCATTCGTACTAAGACAAACTTCAGATTACATATATTGTTAGAAAATACATGGAGGGGTGCGAATGCAAGTTGATGGGATTTTACTAGACAACGTGCCATTTTCTTCAATACAACCTATTTATTTAGAAGAAATTTCAAAAAATAAACTAAAAAAGCTAGTACGCATTCTTAATGCTGGCGATTCCTTAAGCAGTTATATGATTCTCGAAAAAGATCCAGTAAAAAATCTTTTTTGGCTAGTAGGAGGATATCCAGAATACCTAGCATATAAATCTCTAAACAGTTATAACAAAGACTCCATTGGTGTACCTTGCCTTATTCGCACATATACTGATACAACAGAACAGCGAATAACATTGCTTAAAAGAATGTTCCATCACCAAGTTACGAAATGGATGGATAAACATCTACTTATCTCACGATTAATAGAAGAAAATAAAACGACTAGTAAAATCGCAAGTAGACTAGGAGTTAGTGAATCCCTCATAAGATCTTATTTGATACATCCTGATATTCCAAAAGCAATTATTCAGCTAGCCGAAAAAAATAAGGGAAGCTTTATTAACCTAGAAAAAATTCGCAGGCTCCCTCTTAGCAGTTGTATTAAGCACAATTTATTTAATCGAGCTGTATTAAAATCTCGTCATCCAAACCGATTGACTACAGACAAACTCGAAAAAATTAAATGGTTAATTCAGCTAGATGATTTTTTTGATTTAGGACTAGATGCTCAGTGGAAACTTATTCAAAAAGCAATGAAATACAGAGAATCTCTGGAACATCACTGGAGGAACGAGATGGAAAGGATTCTAAATAGCAAAAAAGACTCACTTTCTCCCAATCTTACACTCTACAATCCTACTATTTTCATTAACGATTCAACCGTATCTAATTTTGTATCTTAAGTAGGAAAGAGGGAGTATCTTCCTCTCTCCTTTTCATGACTAACCTATCCTTTGAAAAACTCAAACTTCTTCCAAGTCATTCTCCAATAGATTTAACAAATTCCCCAAAGAACCAATAACAGTTACCTCTCTACACTCCTTCCCTCCACTCCTATTCAACCAAATACCGTTCATCCCAGCCACTTGACTTCCTAATGCGTCAATTTCTAACCTATCGCCGACATAATAGCATTTTTCTATACTGCTATTTGTTAATTCACATGCCTTTATAAAAATAGTTGAATCAGGTTTTGACACACCTACCTCACTTGAAGTTATAACACAATTAATAAATTTTTCTACACCTATACGCTGTAATTTTTCCACCTGTTGTTGATAATCCCCATTACTTATAACCCCTAACGGATAACCTAATACCTTTAATTTCTCTAAGACCTCCATAACATCGGGATAAGCAATCCAATTTTCTTTATAAAAAGACAAGTAATTCTTAAACTTATCATCAGCCTCTTCGTTAGTTAAATTTACACCCACCATTTCAAACAACTCGATCATTCTTGCCCTTTTCTGGTCTTGAAAAGACAATTTATTCATTAAAAACTCCTCAAAATATTTCCTTGAAAGCTCCTTCCATGTTTCTATTATCTGCTGCTCTGTAAAGGAAGCAAGAGAAGGATTTGTTCGAAGGAAATCTAATATCCCTTGTCGTTCTGCATAATCGTGATCTAGCAATGTGCCGTCAATATCAAAGAATATCATTTTTCTCCTCCTGGTCATTGGAGGGACGGTTCTTCTGCTTCCCTTAAAAGGGAAGCAGAAGAACCGTCCCTATGTTTCCAGCCAATAAATTGATATAATGGAAATAAAGTTAAATTTACTTAAATTATACATGTATTGGTGATGAGTTTATGAACAGAATACTATGGGCTACTTTGATTTTTATTGGTTTTTTTTTAGGATTGGCAATAATTGGTGTGCTTGAAGTGTTAAATCAACCTGCTTTAAATGAAATTTTCTCCATTTTGCTTTCTATTTTTATTATTTTTTTATTAGATAGCTTCTTACACTTACTATCTAATAGGGAAACAAGATGGATAAAGAAACATTATAATAATCTTTTAGAATGGGTCGATGATGGAGGAATAGGTGGCAGAAGGCTTGAACAAAGTCTTTTTAAAGACATTAAGCCAAAATATAATCTAGTAGATAATCTTGAGCTTATTCATGAGACATTTTCAAAATTAGATAAGAAAAAAAGAGAGCTATTACTAGCCTACTTTAAGGCACAACGAAATGCAGTTACTATTAATACCACATTTATGGCGATTTTTTCTACTATATTTAGTGGAGTTCTTTTGTATCTTATTCAAAATCCAAGATTATTTAACACAGAATTCGCGGTAAATGAAGAAATTCATTTTATTGTGCAGCTATTTACCTGGTTACTCCTTTTTATTATTGCGATGTACCATCTCGTAAAAATGAATAAAGGAACATCTACTAAAAATGAACTATATATTGAAATATTAGAGAAGCTAAAGTGAAACTTCCATCAGTGGGGAGTTCTTCATCCCCACTGATGGTTAGTTGAACCAATCGGACCTTTACGGACAGTTGATCTCTCACCTATCTTCCTCGAATTTTA from Niallia sp. FSL W8-0635 carries:
- a CDS encoding DUF2294 domain-containing protein; translated protein: MKKFLSHVYNKISKELFGAGTTLLKVTIDQNVITLHAKHPRASRSAALEGEVPSLKQEVDFHLSLLFKKKLKEQLEETTNWNIEAILRDYDSFTQLAFTNIVLTKN
- a CDS encoding ABC transporter substrate-binding protein, producing MKKLVSAVAASSFLLLAACSSDDATNDSKEKKEKLVVSTWGFNEDFFRNEIYKPFEEENNVEIVLDTGNNADRLNKVRQGNSDVDVIFLSDYYAQQGIEDNLFETIDRSKLSNLDNIYEAAKAPLGEEYGPAYTIAQFGIAYNPDEIANPITSWKDLWSDDLKGKITIPSITSTTGPMIVDTASLVSGEETFNEDKAFEQLKALMPSVIKEYGQTSEFVNMFAQGEIAAGPIMEMYFADLQEAVPNAEFITPAEGGYAVMNTMNVVKDTDQKELSEKFINYILGKEAQEKSAKNKVDSPVNTQVELTEEEAEGLTYGEDVIASLHTLDMKFINDNLKGWIDRWNRELVQ
- a CDS encoding nucleoside hydrolase, with the protein product MKEKLILDVDTGIDDAIGILLAVKSNAFDILGITTVNGNVSLDQATANTCKILDLVKADYIPVIKGAATPLLREPFFEHRIHGEDGLGGALKETAVTHPVSDGFAPDFLINSILSFSGEVTLVFTGPLTNLALAAKKCPQITNHVKEIIFMGGVVKGPGNVTPTAEFNSYVDPEAAKIVLHAGFPSITQVGLDVTRKALLTKKHLESITDETLRAYITKSTNDYQQKYFNRYGVHACAMHDPLAVGIAINKRIVETEKYFVDIETRSELCDGQLVCDFQNRLKREANLHVSLKVDDHAFFQMFIDILNGHFEERE
- a CDS encoding ABC transporter permease yields the protein MKKRYLYLLLLPGVLFLTIFLVIPILSMIGTTFHDEGSFSLQGYIDFFKDKYFIDILLTTLRVSLLTTFICILIGFPVSYYIAKLPSKRKAILLLFTIFPLLTSPVVRSFSWMIIIGKNGVLNKTLLSLGLIQEPLNILYTPNAIIIGLVHLFLPLIIVTLVGVMENIDSDLLRASESLGASKIATFMKIIVPLCVPGLVIGSILVFVGSFTAYTTPALLGGKQRVISTFLYQNAITLNDWKLASIVATIMIVVTFIIISIMNGVAKKLNPKG
- a CDS encoding ABC transporter permease, producing the protein MQEKHRGLALFTILVFIFLLGPLVIISITSFESGSILKFPPEEYSFRWYENIFKVEMFLSTFKTSIIVSIAGNILALLLGVPAAYALSRFNFAGKGIINAIFVSPILIPGIVLGFSFLRYIVVTYNLPIYLSLFIGHTVIMLPFIIRVISSSLANFDFPIEEAALSLGATRIGTFFSVVLPNIKSGIIAAVMIAFLESFNNVDISVYMTGPGVSTFPIQMLLYVENYFDPTVAAISVLLMFLTAIFMFAVERLMGLSYFTKR
- a CDS encoding ABC transporter ATP-binding protein, which produces MALFTLENVSVAYEKKNILEDFNLSIEKGQLVSLLGPSGCGKTTTLRLIAGFLEASKGKFIFQDKDYTKVPVNKRNFGFVFQNYALFPHLSIFDNIAYGLRLRKVGKKEIEKRVLNMLEIVNLRGFEQRFPGELSGGQRQRVAIARALVIEPDILLFDEPLSNLDANLRVNMRVEIRRIQQELGITTVYVSHDQEECFSISDQVAIMNKGVIEQLSDPSSIYKYPETKFVADFIGFKNFITFDKRSDLKDHIELEKAGLVFTIDRHAHMENQNKMVGAIRPDDFIMEPSTTAIPKNGMNGTIKITTFLGRSYQYVVQTALGDFTINKEMVQPFKNGQEVTVIIPKNQMVLVE
- a CDS encoding adenine deaminase C-terminal domain-containing protein, which codes for MQVDTLVLNGTVFNSYFKQFRKENIAIKDGRFFYIGKKGQEFFQSTETIDATGKYIVPGLIDIHLHIESTMVTPATFSYALIKNGVTTIVPEPHEMANVFGVTGVKEMIKASKNEVVDMFYGIPSSVPATSMETTGGAIEIEDIEELMQTESIKCLGEIMNYYDVLTKPGCKTNQILDYVRKHYPELIIEGHVPKLLDDELQGIAFAGVGSDHTHQTVEGMKERIGIGMFLEIQEKSMTRDVIDYLIENPVKEHFCFVTDDVMADSLQLRGHLNVLLKKAIAMGMSYEDAIYACTYTPAKRMRMYDRGVIAPSKIADFVVVSNLDDFFIDAVYKDGEKVFDYELPYVQNAVSKQFPASFYESVKLSPLNAEEFEVYMDVEKNNVTVRTIHVQNGSTFTEERQDTLSVDAGRLQWEDSPYCLVKTFERYGKNDNKAHGLIGGDILKRGSVATTYSHDNHNLLVVGKNKEDMQLAANEVIKNQGGICCVHNGEILSMVPLPVGGILSEEPLEVISAQVEELTTALKSIGYEHYNVIMSLSTLSLPVSPALKITDYGLIAVNEGKVVSFEV
- a CDS encoding HAD family hydrolase, with the protein product MIFFDIDGTLLDHDYAERQGILDFLRTNPSLASFTEQQIIETWKELSRKYFEEFLMNKLSFQDQKRARMIELFEMVGVNLTNEEADDKFKNYLSFYKENWIAYPDVMEVLEKLKVLGYPLGVISNGDYQQQVEKLQRIGVEKFINCVITSSEVGVSKPDSTIFIKACELTNSSIEKCYYVGDRLEIDALGSQVAGMNGIWLNRSGGKECREVTVIGSLGNLLNLLENDLEEV